A genome region from Populus alba chromosome 3, ASM523922v2, whole genome shotgun sequence includes the following:
- the LOC118029196 gene encoding uncharacterized protein — MKVSLSPKVRKRMEGLRNLQSQHDELEAQFLEERKALEAKYQKLYQPLYTKRFEIVNDQEEAEGATEEKGVPEFWLAAMKTHEVLAAEIKGRDEGALKFINDIKWSRLQGPEGFKLEFYFNPNPYFKNSVLTKTYHIIDGLDPILSQAIGTEIEWYPGKCLTKKVIVKKKPRRGSKIAKTITTIKKSKSFFTFFTPPWIPENKDDRDDDVYDELQDMIEHDYNVGMIIRDRTIPHAMSWFIGEASKDDEAEKKRERKEGVKKDLSEDHDEEKERALKKDVEEESKEAMEDVNEDNNKEEGGKGALKKDVEEEEVEKQVEKKDVNEDHDEETKRALKKGVEEESKEGMEDVNKDHNKEKGGKGALKKDVKEEEKDVSEDHDEEKERALKKGVEEESKEAIEDVNEDHNEEEGEKEALMKDVEEEEAEKQVEKKKDVSEDDDEEKEMALKKGVEEESKEGMEDVNEDHNKDAGEKGALKKDVEEEEVEKHVEKKKDVSEDHDEEKERALKKSVEKESKEAMEDVNEHHNDKEGGKGALKKDVEEEEAEKQVEKKKDVSEDHDEEKERALKKGVEEESKEGMEDVNEDHNKDDGEKGALKKDVEEEEVEKQVEKKDVNEDHDEEKERALKKSVGKESKEAMEDVNEDHNEEEGGKGALKKDVEEEEAEKQVEKKNDVSEDHNEEKERGLKKGVEKESKEASEDINEDHNKEEREKGALKKDVEEEEAEKQVEKKDVSEDHDDEKKRALKKGVEEESKEGMEDVNEDHKEKEGGKGALKKDVEEEEDVNEDHDEEKERALKKSVGKESKEAMEDVNEDHNEEEGGKGALKKDVEEEEAEKQVEKKDVIEDHDEEKERALKKSVGKESKEAMEDVNEDHNEEEGEKEALKKDVEEEEAEKQVEKKKDVSEDHDEEKERALKKGVKEESKEAMEDVNEHYNEEEGGKGALKKDVEEEEAEKQVEKKKDVSEDHDEEKESALKKGVKEESKKAIKDINEDHNEEEGEKGALKKDVEEEEAEKQVEKKSDLVMLIAEGCQ; from the exons ATGAAGGTATCATTGTCTCCCAAGGTCAGAAAACGTATGGAGGGTCTCAGAAATCTTCAG AGCCAACATGATGAGCTGGAGGCACAGTTTCTTGAGGAGAGAAAGGCATTGGAAGCTAAATACCAGAAGCTTTATCAACCGCTCTACACTAAG AGATTTGAGATTGTGAACGATCAAGAAGAAGCTGAAGGGGCTACAGAAG AGAAGGGGGTGCCTGAATTCTGGCTCGCTGCAATGAAAACTCATGAAGTACTAGCAGCGGAG ATTAAGGGACGAGATGAAGGAGCTCTGAAGTTCATTAACGATATCAAGTGGTCGAGACTTCAAGGTCCTGAGGGTTTCAAGCTGGAGTTTTACTTCAATCCTAATCCTTACTTCAAAAACTCTGTCCTGACAAAGACCTATCACATAATTGATGGACTTGATCCTATTTTGAGCCAAGCAATTGG GACGGAAATTGAATGGTATCCTGGGAAATGCTTGACGAAGAAGGTGATTGTGAAGAAGAAACCAAGAAGGGGGTCAAAGATTGCCAAAACCATCACAACAATTAAGAAGAGCAAAAGTTTCTTCACATTCTTTACTCCTCCTTGGATCCCTGAGAACAAGGATGACCGAGATGATGATGTT TATGATGAACTTCAGGACATGATAGAACATGACTACAATGTAGG TATGATTATTCGGGACAGAACCATTCCTCATGCTATGTCATGGTTTATTGGAGAGGCTTCCAAGGATGATGAGGctgagaagaaaagggaaagaaaagaaggcgTGAAGAAGGATCTCAGTGAGGACCacgatgaggaaaaagaaagggccCTGAAGAAGGACGTTGAAGAGGAAAGCAAAGAAGCCATGGAGGACGTCAATGAAGACAATAACAAGGAAGAGGGGGGGAAGGGGGCCCTAAAGAAGGATGTCGAGGAGGAAGAGGTAGAAAAACAGGTCGAGAAGAAG GATGTCAATGAGGACCACGATGAGGAAACAAAAAGGGCCCTGAAGAAAGGCGTCGAAGAGGAAAGCAAAGAAGGCATGGAGGACGTCAATAAAGACCATAACAAGGAAAAGGGGGGAAAGGGAGCCCTAAAGAAGGACGTCAAAGAGGAAGAG AAGGATGTCAGTGAGGACCacgatgaggaaaaagaaagggccCTGAAGAAGGGCGTCGAAGAGGAAAGCAAAGAAGCCATAGAGGACGTCAATGAAGACCATAACGAGGAAGAGGGGGAAAAGGAAGCCCTAATGAAGGATGTCGAAGAGGAAGAGGCAGAAAAACAGGTCGAGAAGAag AAGGATGTTAGTGAGGACGacgatgaggaaaaagaaatggCCCTGAAGAAGGGCGTCGAAGAGGAAAGCAAAGAAGGCATGGAGGACGTCAATGAAGACCATAACAAGGACGCTGGGGAAAAGGGAGCCTTAAAGAAGGATGTCGAAGAGGAAGAGGTTGAAAAACATGTCGAGAAGAAG AAGGATGTCAGTGAGGACCacgatgaggaaaaagaaagggccCTGAAGAAAAGCGTCgaaaaggaaagcaaagaaGCCATGGAGGACGTCAATGAACACCATAACGACAAAGAGGGGGGAAAGGGGGCCCTAAAGAAGGACGTCGAAGAGGAAGAGGCAGAAAAACAAGTCGAGAAGAAG AAGGATGTCAGTGAGGACCacgatgaggaaaaagaaagggccCTGAAGAAGGGCGTCGAAGAGGAAAGCAAAGAAGGCATGGAGGACGTCAATGAAGACCATAACAAGGACGATGGGGAAAAGGGAGCCTTAAAGAAGGATGTCGAAGAGGAAGAGGTTGAAAAACAGGTCGAGAAGAAG GATGTCAATGAGGACCacgatgaggaaaaagaaagggccCTGAAGAAAAGCGTCGGAAAGGAAAGCAAAGAAGCCATGGAGGACGTCAATGAAGACCATAACGAGGAAGAGGGGGGAAAGGGGGCCCTAAAAAAGGACGTCGAAGAGGAAGAGGCAGAAAAACAGGTCGAGAAGAag AATGATGTCAGTGAGGACCacaatgaggaaaaagaaaggggcCTGAAGAAAGGCGTCgaaaaggaaagcaaagaaGCCAGTGAGGACATCAATGAAGACCATAACAAGGAAGAGAGGGAAAAGGGGGCCCTAAAAAAGGACGTTGAAGAGGAAGAGGCTGAAAAACAGGTCGAGAAGAAG GATGTCAGTGAGGAccatgatgatgaaaaaaaaagggcccTCAAGAAAGGCGTCGAAGAGGAAAGCAAAGAAGGTATGGAAGACGTCAATGAAGACCATAAAGAGAAAGAAGGGGGAAAGGGGGCCCTAAAGAAGGACGTCGAAGAGGAAGAG GATGTCAATGAGGACCacgatgaggaaaaagaaagggccCTGAAGAAAAGCGTCGGAAAGGAAAGCAAAGAAGCCATGGAGGACGTCAATGAAGACCATAACGAGGAAGAGGGGGGAAAGGGGGCCCTAAAAAAGGACGTCGAAGAGGAAGAGGCAGAAAAACAGGTCGAGAAGAag GATGTCATTGAGGACCacgatgaggaaaaagaaagggccCTGAAGAAAAGCGTCGGAAAGGAAAGCAAAGAAGCCATGGAGGACGTCAATGAAGACCATAACGAGGAAGAGGGGGAAAAGGAGGCCCTAAAGAAGGACGTCGAAGAGGAAGAGGCAGAAAAACAAGTCGAGAAGAAG AAGGATGTCAGTGAGGACCacgatgaggaaaaagaaagggccCTGAAGAAGGGCGTCAAAGAGGAAAGCAAAGAAGCCATGGAGGACGTCAATGAACACTATAACGAGGAAGAGGGGGGAAAGGGGGCCCTAAAGAAGGACGTCGAAGAGGAAGAGGCTGAAAAACAGGTCGAGAAGAAG AAGGATGTCAGTGAGGACCacgatgaggaaaaagaaagtgCCTTGAAGAAGGGTGTCAAAGAGGAAAGCAAAAAAGCCATAAAGGACATCAATGAAGACCATAACGAGGAAGAGGGGGAAAAGGGGGCCTTAAAGAAGGACGTCGAAGAGGAAGAGGCAGAAAAACAGGTCGAGAAGAAG TctgatttggttatgttaattGCAGAAGGATGTCAGTGA
- the LOC140955335 gene encoding uncharacterized protein, producing the protein MEDVNEDHNEEEEEKGALKKDVEEEEVEKQVEKKKDVSEDHDEEKERALKKGVEEESKEGMEDVNEDHNEEERGKGALKKDVEEEEAKKQVEKKKNGAQIQEGQKKELPPPPSPPSPPSPPPPPPPPPTPPPPPPPPPPPPPPPPPPPPPPPPPPPPPPPPPANECRQL; encoded by the exons ATGGAGGACGTCAATGAAGACCATAACGAGGAAGAGGAGGAAAAGGGGGCCCTAAAGAAGGATGTCGAAGAGGAAGAGGTAGAAAAACAGGTCGAGAAGAAG AAGGATGTCAGTGAGGACCacgatgaggaaaaagaaagggccCTGAAGAAGGGCGTCGAAGAGGAAAGCAAAGAAGGCATGGAGGATGTCAATGAAGACCATAACGAGGAAGAGAGGGGAAAGGGGGCCCTAAAAAAGGACGTCGAAGAGGAAGAGGCCAAAAAACAGGTCGAGAAGAAG AAGAATGGAGCACAAATCCAAGAAGGTCAGAAAAAGGAGctccctcctcctccttctcctccttctcctccttctcctcctcctcctccgcctCCGCCTcctactcctcctcctcctcctccaccgcCACCACCTCCCCCTCCGCCTCCCCCTCCGCCTCCTCCCCCTCCTCCGCCGCCTCCCCCTCCGCCTCCTCCCCCTCCTGCTAATGAGTGCAGGCAACTGTAG